One window from the genome of Helicobacter pylori encodes:
- a CDS encoding GMP reductase, translated as MKVFDYEDVQLIPNKCIVNSRSECDTTVILGKHAFKMPIVPANMQTIINESIAEFLAENGYFYIMHRFNGSARIPFVKKMKERQLISSISVGVKKEECLLIEELAKQGLAPDYITIDIAHGYSNSVIEMIQRIKTRLPKTFVIAGNVGTPEAVRELENAGADATKVGIGPGKVCITKIKTGFGTGGWQLAALRWCAKAARKPIIADGGIRTHGDIAKSIRFGATMVMIGSLFAGHEESSGETKIENGVLYKEYFGSASEFQKGEKKNIEGKKIWIQHKGSLKDTLIEMHQDLQSSISYAGGRDLEAIRKVDYVIVKNSIFNGDTI; from the coding sequence TTGAAAGTATTTGATTACGAAGATGTCCAACTCATTCCTAATAAATGCATCGTGAATAGCCGTTCAGAGTGCGATACGACCGTTATTCTAGGCAAACATGCGTTTAAAATGCCCATAGTCCCAGCCAACATGCAAACAATCATCAACGAATCGATCGCAGAATTTCTAGCAGAAAATGGCTATTTCTATATCATGCACCGCTTTAATGGATCGGCAAGAATCCCGTTTGTCAAAAAGATGAAAGAACGACAATTAATTAGTTCGATCAGCGTTGGGGTGAAAAAGGAAGAATGTCTTTTGATAGAAGAGTTGGCCAAGCAAGGATTAGCACCAGACTATATCACGATCGATATTGCGCATGGCTATTCAAATTCTGTCATTGAAATGATCCAACGCATCAAAACGCGTTTGCCCAAAACTTTTGTGATTGCCGGGAACGTTGGCACGCCAGAAGCAGTCCGTGAATTAGAGAACGCCGGTGCTGACGCTACGAAAGTTGGCATCGGGCCTGGGAAAGTGTGTATCACTAAAATCAAAACAGGCTTTGGCACGGGTGGCTGGCAACTAGCGGCTCTTAGATGGTGCGCTAAAGCAGCAAGAAAACCCATTATTGCAGATGGCGGTATTCGTACGCATGGGGATATTGCGAAATCCATACGCTTTGGCGCGACAATGGTAATGATTGGCTCGCTTTTTGCAGGGCATGAAGAATCATCTGGAGAAACAAAAATAGAAAATGGTGTCTTATATAAGGAATATTTCGGTTCAGCATCAGAGTTCCAAAAAGGTGAAAAGAAAAATATAGAAGGTAAGAAAATTTGGATCCAACATAAAGGATCGTTAAAAGACACGCTGATTGAAATGCATCAAGATTTGCAATCTTCAATCTCTTATGCAGGCGGGAGAGACCTTGAAGCGATTCGAAAAGTGGATTATGTGATTGTGAAAAATTCAATTTTCAATGGGGACACGATCTAA
- the gmhA gene encoding D-sedoheptulose 7-phosphate isomerase yields the protein MIDDLIKKEFLAHKEALEKSLESLQDALKQSVHLLIETLENQGKILICGNGGSASDAQHFAAELTGRYKLERKGLSAISLNTDTSALTAIANDYGYEEVFARQVEALGVKNDVLIGISTSGNSKNVLKAYEKAKDLGMKTLSLAGRDGGKMKSLSDIMLIVPSDDTPRIQEMHILMIHILCDCIERHFARKN from the coding sequence ATGATTGATGATTTAATAAAAAAAGAATTTTTAGCCCATAAGGAAGCGTTAGAAAAAAGTTTAGAAAGTTTGCAAGATGCGTTAAAGCAAAGCGTTCATCTTTTGATAGAAACTTTAGAAAATCAAGGGAAAATCCTTATTTGCGGTAATGGGGGGAGTGCGAGCGATGCACAGCATTTTGCCGCTGAATTGACTGGGCGCTATAAACTAGAAAGGAAAGGTTTGAGCGCGATAAGTTTAAACACGGATACCTCAGCCCTCACCGCCATTGCGAACGATTATGGTTATGAAGAAGTGTTTGCCAGACAAGTGGAAGCGTTGGGGGTAAAAAACGATGTTTTGATAGGGATTTCTACAAGCGGTAATTCCAAAAATGTCCTAAAAGCTTATGAAAAAGCCAAAGATTTAGGGATGAAAACGCTTAGTTTAGCGGGGCGTGATGGGGGGAAAATGAAGTCTTTAAGCGATATAATGTTGATTGTCCCTAGCGATGACACCCCACGAATCCAAGAAATGCACATTCTTATGATCCACATCTTATGCGACTGCATTGAAAGGCATTTCGCTCGTAAAAATTAG
- the rfaE1 gene encoding D-glycero-beta-D-manno-heptose-7-phosphate kinase: MKKILVVGDLIADYYLWGKSERLSPEAPVPVLEVKKESKNLGGAANVANNLISLKAKVFLCGVVGDDLEGEHFLNALKARNIDTSGILTDKTRCTTLKTRIIAQNQQIARVDKEIKDPLNADLRKRLLDFFTEKIQEIDGVILSDYNKGVLDFELTQKMITLANQYHKLILCDPKGKDYSKYSHASLITPNRAELEHALHLKLDSHANLLKALQILKETYQIAMPLVTLSEQGIAFLEKNELVNCPTIAKEVYDVTGAGDTVIASLTLSLLESKSLKDACEFANAAAAVVVGKMGSALASLEEIALILNQTHPKILPLEKLLETLDQQKIVFTNGCFDILHKGHASYLQKAKALGDILIVGLNSDNSIKRLKGDKRPIVSEKDRAFLLASLSCVDYVVVFEEDTPIQLIQALKPDILVKGADYLNKEVIGSEFAKETRLMEFEEGYSTSAIIEKIKRTCND, encoded by the coding sequence ATGAAAAAAATCCTAGTCGTAGGCGATCTGATCGCTGATTATTATTTGTGGGGGAAGAGCGAACGCCTTTCTCCTGAAGCCCCTGTGCCTGTTTTAGAAGTCAAAAAAGAGAGCAAGAATTTAGGCGGAGCGGCCAATGTGGCTAATAACCTCATTTCTTTAAAAGCTAAAGTTTTTTTATGTGGGGTCGTGGGCGATGATTTAGAGGGCGAGCATTTTTTGAACGCTCTCAAAGCTAGGAATATTGACACTTCAGGCATTTTAACAGATAAAACCCGTTGCACCACGCTTAAGACGCGCATTATCGCGCAAAACCAGCAAATCGCGCGCGTGGATAAGGAAATCAAAGACCCCTTAAACGCTGATTTAAGAAAAAGACTTTTAGATTTTTTCACAGAAAAGATCCAAGAAATAGATGGCGTGATCCTTTCAGATTACAATAAGGGCGTGTTGGATTTTGAACTCACTCAAAAAATGATCACTCTAGCCAACCAATACCACAAGCTCATTTTATGCGACCCTAAAGGAAAGGATTATAGCAAATATTCCCATGCGAGTTTGATCACGCCTAATCGCGCTGAATTAGAGCATGCGCTCCATTTGAAATTAGACAGCCATGCGAATTTATTAAAAGCGCTCCAAATCTTAAAAGAAACTTATCAAATCGCTATGCCTTTAGTCACTTTGAGCGAACAAGGCATCGCTTTTTTAGAAAAAAACGAGCTAGTCAATTGCCCCACTATCGCTAAAGAAGTTTATGATGTCACGGGAGCTGGCGATACAGTGATCGCGTCTTTAACGCTCTCTTTATTAGAATCAAAGAGCCTAAAAGATGCTTGCGAGTTTGCCAATGCGGCGGCGGCTGTGGTGGTGGGTAAAATGGGGAGCGCGTTAGCGAGTTTAGAAGAAATCGCTTTGATTTTAAACCAAACGCACCCTAAAATCCTCCCTTTAGAAAAGCTGTTAGAAACTTTAGATCAGCAAAAAATCGTTTTCACCAATGGCTGTTTTGACATTCTCCATAAAGGGCATGCGAGTTATTTGCAAAAGGCTAAAGCTTTAGGGGATATTCTCATTGTGGGGTTAAATAGCGATAATTCCATTAAAAGGCTTAAGGGGGATAAACGCCCCATAGTGAGCGAAAAAGACAGGGCGTTTCTTTTAGCGAGTTTGTCTTGCGTGGATTATGTTGTGGTGTTTGAAGAAGACACGCCAATCCAATTAATTCAAGCCCTAAAGCCTGATATTTTAGTCAAGGGAGCAGACTATCTCAATAAAGAAGTCATAGGGAGCGAGTTTGCTAAAGAAACCCGTTTGATGGAGTTTGAAGAAGGTTATTCCACAAGCGCTATCATAGAAAAAATTAAAAGGACATGCAATGATTGA
- the rfaD gene encoding ADP-glyceromanno-heptose 6-epimerase: MRYIDDGLENQTILITGGAGFVGSNLAFYFQENHPKAKVVILDKFRSNTLFNNNRPSSLGHFKNLIGFKGEVIVADINNPLDLRRLEKLHFDYLFHQAAVSDTTMLNQELVMKTNYQAFLNLLEIARQKKAKVIYASSAGVYGNTKAPNVVGKNESPENVYGFSKLCMDEFVLSHSSDNIQVGLRYFNVYGPREFYKEKTASMVLQLALQALAFKEVKLFEFGEQLRDFVYIEDVIQANVKAMKTQKSGVYNVGYSQARSYNEIVSILKEHLGDFKVSYIKNPYAFFQKHTQAHIEPAILDLDYTPLYDLESGIKDYLPHIHAIFKGQCA, encoded by the coding sequence ATGCGTTATATTGATGATGGATTAGAAAATCAAACGATTTTAATCACCGGTGGGGCTGGCTTTGTAGGCAGTAATCTGGCCTTTTATTTTCAAGAGAACCACCCTAAAGCTAAAGTAGTCATTTTGGATAAATTCCGCAGTAACACGCTTTTCAATAATAACCGCCCGAGTTCTTTAGGGCATTTTAAGAATTTAATCGGTTTTAAGGGTGAGGTGATTGTAGCTGATATTAATAACCCCTTAGATTTAAGGCGTTTAGAAAAATTGCATTTTGATTATTTGTTCCACCAAGCCGCTGTTTCTGATACGACTATGCTCAATCAAGAATTAGTGATGAAAACCAATTATCAGGCTTTTTTAAACCTTTTAGAAATCGCTCGCCAAAAAAAAGCTAAAGTGATTTACGCTTCTTCAGCGGGCGTTTATGGCAACACCAAAGCCCCCAATGTGGTGGGCAAAAACGAAAGTCCTGAAAATGTTTATGGCTTTTCCAAGCTTTGCATGGACGAATTTGTTCTTTCGCATTCAAGCGATAACATTCAAGTGGGCTTAAGGTATTTTAATGTCTATGGGCCTAGGGAATTTTATAAAGAAAAAACCGCTTCCATGGTTTTGCAACTCGCTTTGCAAGCGCTGGCGTTTAAGGAAGTCAAGCTTTTTGAATTTGGCGAGCAATTAAGGGATTTTGTCTATATTGAAGATGTGATCCAAGCGAATGTGAAAGCGATGAAGACTCAAAAAAGCGGGGTTTATAATGTGGGTTATTCGCAAGCCAGAAGTTATAATGAAATAGTTAGCATTTTAAAAGAGCATTTAGGGGATTTTAAAGTGAGCTATATTAAAAACCCTTATGCTTTTTTCCAAAAGCACACCCAAGCGCATATTGAACCTGCTATTTTGGATTTAGATTACACCCCTTTATACGATTTAGAAAGCGGTATTAAAGATTATTTGCCCCATATCCATGCGATTTTTAAAGGACAATGCGCATGA
- the gmhB gene encoding D-glycero-beta-D-manno-heptose 1,7-bisphosphate 7-phosphatase produces MATNKALFLDRDGIINIDKGYVSQKEDFEFQKGIFELLKHAKSLGYKLLLITNQSGINRGYYTLKDFEQLTEYLQESLLKELGFNLDGIYFCRHAPEENCACRKPKPFLILQAAKEHQICLERSFMIGDKESDMLAGLNAKVKNNLLLSANFLKTSHSWIQCKDLKEMMELIK; encoded by the coding sequence ATGGCCACTAACAAAGCCCTTTTTTTGGACAGAGACGGCATTATCAATATTGATAAAGGCTATGTGAGTCAAAAAGAAGATTTTGAGTTTCAAAAAGGGATTTTTGAATTGCTAAAGCATGCGAAATCTTTAGGCTACAAACTGCTTTTAATCACCAACCAATCTGGGATCAACCGGGGCTATTACACCCTTAAAGATTTTGAACAACTCACTGAATACCTCCAAGAAAGCTTGCTTAAAGAATTAGGTTTTAATCTGGATGGCATCTATTTTTGCAGGCACGCCCCAGAAGAAAATTGCGCTTGCAGGAAGCCAAAACCCTTTTTGATTTTACAAGCCGCTAAAGAGCATCAAATTTGTTTGGAGCGATCTTTTATGATAGGCGATAAAGAGAGCGACATGTTAGCCGGCTTGAATGCTAAAGTTAAAAATAACCTTTTATTGAGTGCAAATTTTTTAAAAACTTCTCATTCTTGGATACAATGTAAAGATCTTAAAGAGATGATGGAACTAATCAAATAA
- a CDS encoding sulfite exporter TauE/SafE family protein — protein MQMMQNLSFLGMFLAALSMSLGHCVGMCGGIVSAFSQIRFSKITSFSYQLTCHALYNVGRISTYMLLGAITAGLGRSLSVGMGFRGVLFISMGIVLILLALLGAKVEKLSFQIPFISFLMKKTLQSQNILGLYFLGVLNGFLPCMMVYSFLASVILSHSAFMGAILGLSFGLGTSVPLFLMGIFLSKISISYRKFFNLLSKGLMGVFGLYVLYMGIMLINHKMPHAMHHQNSTTQHDHKGAHSHGH, from the coding sequence ATGCAAATGATGCAGAATTTGAGTTTTTTGGGCATGTTTTTAGCCGCTTTGAGCATGTCTTTAGGGCATTGTGTGGGCATGTGTGGGGGGATTGTGAGCGCGTTTAGTCAAATAAGATTTTCTAAAATTACGAGCTTTTCTTACCAGCTCACTTGCCATGCCCTCTATAATGTAGGGAGGATCAGCACTTACATGCTTTTAGGGGCTATAACGGCAGGTTTAGGGCGTAGTCTTAGCGTGGGCATGGGTTTTAGGGGCGTTTTATTCATTAGCATGGGAATTGTTTTAATCCTTTTAGCGCTCTTGGGAGCTAAAGTGGAAAAATTAAGCTTTCAAATCCCTTTCATCTCTTTTTTGATGAAAAAAACCTTGCAATCTCAAAACATTCTAGGGCTGTATTTCTTAGGCGTGCTGAACGGGTTTTTACCTTGCATGATGGTGTATTCGTTTTTAGCGAGCGTGATTCTCAGTCATAGCGCGTTTATGGGAGCGATACTAGGCCTTTCTTTTGGGCTTGGCACTAGCGTGCCGTTGTTTTTAATGGGGATTTTTTTGAGCAAGATTTCCATTTCTTACAGGAAATTTTTCAATCTTTTGTCTAAAGGCTTAATGGGGGTTTTTGGGCTTTATGTCCTTTATATGGGGATCATGCTCATTAATCATAAAATGCCCCATGCGATGCATCATCAAAATAGCACCACTCAGCATGATCATAAAGGAGCGCATTCGCATGGCCACTAA